Genomic window (Candidatus Neomarinimicrobiota bacterium):
CCAAATCATCCTGATCTTTAATTTGAATATCTGGAATATTGTTTTGGAGTAATCCGCGAATATTTCGCCAACTAGCACTACCACCCAATAAATAATGTTTTTCATAATCCTTTAATGCATTGATTAACGAATATTGATCAACAATCCGGGGATTGCTTGATGCTGTTTCAACACTGGCCACATCGTGGATGCCCGTCACCATTCCAAATACTGAACGGGCTGTGCCCACCATGGGTACATAGAAACGATTAAAGAAAATGCCTTCCTGTGAAATTCGGTCAAGATTGGGTGTAGTATTCAACGGGTTGCCCACCCTCCCCATTCGGTTAAGTCCCACTGATTCTAAAAATACAATAACAATATTCGGGTTTTTAGTTTCTGAGATGGGTGCAGATTTCCATCGGTTGAAATTTAGATTGTTTATATTGGGCTCATCCACTCCAAGGTGTTTAACCATTAAATCATAATATGATCTTGTGATTTTTTCATCAAAGTCCTCAAGAGCAAACGTCCGTGTTTCGTTAAAATACAGTACAGGATTCAAAGCTGCTGAAACAATAAATGGATCTTCAATAAAATGGGCATCACTCCACAAAAGTTTATATTGACGAAAAGTCCCCCACATGGAAAAAAGTAGAATGAGCCCACCCACGGTGAAACCGAAAAATTTATCTCTAAATCGAAATAGACGCTTCCTGTCATCTAAATAACGGAATGCTTTGTCAATGGCATGCCATGTTGCCCAAATTAAAATAGATAAACCAATTAGTGACCAAACAATGGGGTATGATTCCCATACCATTTGAAGGGCGATAAATGGGTTCTCCATTAATTTAAAAGCAGACACATCAATTCGGTGATTGAGGTATCCATAATGTGCCATGTCAAAAGCGTAAAAAAAGGAGACTAAGACAGTAATGGTTCGAAGATAAATATTAACCAGTTTTTTTGAAATCGCCCTGCGCAATGGATTGATAAATGGAATCATGAAAAACAATCCAACGGGGACAAGGATGAAGACCGCTAACCGTAGATCAAAACGAACACCCACCCACAAAGCACGAATCAATTCAGTCGCAGGACCATCCAATTCTCTATAAAAAATGGCTATAAAAAACAATCTGAAAAAAACAAATAACGCCAAAAAGGATAAAACAGATCCGAAGATAAATTTTAAACGGCGTGAATGGTAAAACAAAATTCTCATTTAAAGTTTCAGTTAATCAGAATAGTGCTGATATATTTTATTGTGAAATTGACGCGGTACTGCCCGTGCCATCTTCATATATAAATCACCTTTTGAAGGAGCGAATGTATCTTGTCGTTTTACCAACCTTTTATAGTAATCACTCAAGGCACGGTTGTCCCCTTTAAAAGTGGCCCATTCATGGATAAAATTTTCTCTCTTTTTAACGGTACCATAAAAAACCATTTCACCACTATTCACATCCATAATTTGATAGGATAAGTTGAAGGTTGCGCCAGTACTCTTCTTGAAATGTTTAACCTTTGCCTTAACTTTTCCTTTAATATTTTTGGTCCTTTTTACACCGGCACTATCCACATAACTTTCTTTCCTAACCGTAACTTCCCTTTCCTGTGAAATTTCATTTTTTATTATTTCAACAGGACGGTAAGTTGTAGCGATTGTTGCGCTTAAAATATGGTCAGCGCCGGAAAGTTTACCAATCTCCATGTAATTATTTTCCGTTATCCCAGCCTGGACTAATCCCTGTTCATTGAGAATGACACTCAACTGTTCTCGGGTTATAATTTTTAAAAATTCTTTAGAATCGTTCGATTGTTGTATCATCATTTGATCGCGCAAATATTCGGTAATGTTTCTATCCCCTTTAAAAGAGCTGATCAAAAGTATGAATGTTGCATTTGCCTTTGCCTCTTCATAAAATTCCTGCGCATTCATATAGTTCTGTACATACTGAAGTGCCAGTTTAAAATTTATGGCAGCAGATTTTTGATCATCTTTTGACGCTTCTTCACGATAGTTCAAACCTAAAGTATAATGGTAATCCGCAGCCAATGGTTTTGCCTCTTTCAAGGCATAGGCGTAATCTTTAACATTCAGAGCAAGGGTATAGTTTGCGCCGGTTTGAAGAATCGGCGTCAGTAATTGGACCTCCGTCGCCAGTTTTTGCAGCGCTTCATACTCTTTAACCAACTTAGGCCACTTGGATTTATCCTCCATTAATTTCAGATCATCAACTTTGGATTGATGGTAATGCACAGCTAAGGGAAAAGCGGATTCGAGTAATGATATGCCTTTGGGGTTATTGGGTTTAATACGCAATGAATGTGATACAG
Coding sequences:
- a CDS encoding sulfatase-like hydrolase/transferase: MRILFYHSRRLKFIFGSVLSFLALFVFFRLFFIAIFYRELDGPATELIRALWVGVRFDLRLAVFILVPVGLFFMIPFINPLRRAISKKLVNIYLRTITVLVSFFYAFDMAHYGYLNHRIDVSAFKLMENPFIALQMVWESYPIVWSLIGLSILIWATWHAIDKAFRYLDDRKRLFRFRDKFFGFTVGGLILLFSMWGTFRQYKLLWSDAHFIEDPFIVSAALNPVLYFNETRTFALEDFDEKITRSYYDLMVKHLGVDEPNINNLNFNRWKSAPISETKNPNIVIVFLESVGLNRMGRVGNPLNTTPNLDRISQEGIFFNRFYVPMVGTARSVFGMVTGIHDVASVETASSNPRIVDQYSLINALKDYEKHYLLGGSASWRNIRGLLQNNIPDIQIKDQDDL